In the genome of Andrena cerasifolii isolate SP2316 chromosome 5, iyAndCera1_principal, whole genome shotgun sequence, one region contains:
- the Smash gene encoding smallish isoform X4, with protein MPASQTAATERRNERMITHEPPKLKTTLKTPPKQATNPLQFVKVGPCSLYRTAQEQLQKVQEVKKIKQEVRDDPEDWQSNLDNWKSSRRKRQEHIIERVVEVKKLELEEHDRQRRRSKTFSEMMEERGNRGRKLSISLAMYHEEDANDLSDLGIGTSSGKSSVSGDTHDDTHSVLSDRDSEIEKNHSDVDTVASEGVIGNDMMTSSATTTVTTATTTKKPFGNGFHSNHSHNSNQEYDSATTATTSSPEPEEYTYEGAIRGYVSRVSQNIPRRSLASLDAKLDSAKSSMNGSKTSLADDGKSALPAVKVDILKRREIFEKPSQKGGDGKANNRLSGDFTGAKSIKERLSNLEKQKFEPETIEKTGKSLNRLSGDMSSIRERLSHLEKQASERESKSSSVHRKLSTEELETVRPIRERLSTLEKYSSSDESSAPGTAHESRHNGELSARTIKDRLSALDAARSKESADKRSSVGKHSLCFRDQENRIDTSTPSERSSSPDSEYRVPRAAFHRSLDSLDADASSGPDTFERVQSLEELDYGRRYPASSSSAELLNDTDREDSGIHTADVSCSVSQADEPVDEDIVHASTIIERQEVIEEKPEEPRDVDAAKETAAVESTAANVNETSTISASQPEAVVTKKEPIVIEKAEGEEAAAAICQPGPPVEHAEHEDKEALMNGKIEAFEGPPRHPIQESIDTHDAPERNETTNNVPAPERPTTLALGNQEIPIMHAMNLLSPLSPISKQILPLNLSSDEEVVTGLAFHLGPPTSVEPPKEKPPPPPVDVSDEESLPIELLKRLNSTRRIKKELRTRRSDFLGIEGINDDELERELTLTKPPDMAAILAEERRIEQLHRRSYDTDSNYEQDSSHERDSGVELGHAEDWAKQPVSPDMSQHSRQSSEPFGASVTSSEEDEITKKEREIIEVLEKEEQWRYGNNREMNSDLGEKLAHKLRELEEEKMELERERAQEAALRRQEETLRKNEENIRKQEEMMRKQQEETARQQEAARAEADAKRAEEKRQEEELRAQAEQLRIQNEIEEERRVADARRKEEKRIRAMESQIREQENGALVGAGLNDQEDEFASGEVLRVERELLQLEQEELKRQRNNLAYREQKQLKLAEQLQEQWKSLQDVANSSANNIQQYKNQVPVNYRSSMPNLQLQDVQRRRPPPPPIPPAKPLRLIEQRQRDVTIRNSRIPSADSIPQQVDAPLRHSASVTTLSSHAGQQMSRQTLQALSAVPRPRIVQSDQWVQRRKSDVPRGAHDLNYQHWLIQEAEQRRISEKNQRSPARKSQMHVTGTSVPYITTPTRTDSKPLPDSIIQTLTQRVQNRAQEKPLPPRRRLEHSTSHEHLSALQHQSPQHVLQQQKPQQPSPINPENQEKMLSVSGKKKCSHCGDELGRGAAMIIESLRLFYHMECFKCCVCHVRLGDGLMGTDVRVRNHKLHCHNCYSSDDGVKFSCV; from the exons ATGCCTGCCTCGCAGACAGCCGCCACGGAGCGGCGAAATGAGAGGATG ATCACACACGAGCCGCCAAAATTAAAGACGACCCTAAAAACGCCTCCTAAACAAGCCACCAATCCTCTTCAGTTCGTCAAAGTTGGGCCATGCTCCTTATACCGTACGGCGCAGGAGCAGTTGCAGAAGGTGCAGgaagtgaagaaaataaaacaagaGGTTCGCGATGATCCCGAAGATTGGCAGTCG AATTTGGACAACTGGAAGAGCAGTCGAAGGAAGCGTCAGGAGCACATAATCGAGCGGGTGGTCGAGGTGAAGAAACTCGAGCTTGAGGAACACGATCGGCAGCGTCGTCGGAGCAAGACTTTCTCGGAAATGATGGAAGAGAGGGGCAATAGGGGTCGCAAACTGAGCATCAGCTTGGCCATGTACCACGAGGAGGATGCCAATGACCTGAGCGATCTAGGTATAGGCACCAGCAGCGGGAAGAGCTCTGTTAGCGGCGACACTCACGACGACACACACAGTGTCCTG AGCGACAGAGACAGCGAAATCGAGAAGAACCACTCGGACGTGGACACCGTGGCAAGCGAGGGCGTGATCGGCAACGACATGATGACGTCGTCGGCGACCACCACGGTAACGACGGCAACGACGACGAAGAAACCGTTCGGGAACGGTTTCCACAGCAACCACAGTCACAACAGCAACCAGGAGTACGACTCGGCGACGACAGCGACGACCAGCTCCCCGGAACCAGAGGAGTACACCTACGAGGGAGCGATCCGCGGCTACGTGTCCCGCGTGTCGCAGAACATACCGAGGCGGTCGTTAGCTAGCCTGGACGCGAAGCTGGACAGCGCTAAGTCGTCGATGAACGGTTCGAAGACGAGTCTGGCCGACGACGGTAAGTCCGCCCTACCGGCGGTGAAGGTGGACATCCTGAAGAGGCGGGAGATCTTCGAGAAGCCGTCGCAGAAGGGCGGCGACGGCAAGGCGAACAACAGGCTCTCCGGCGATTTCACCGGGGCGAAATCGATCAAGGAAAGGCTCTCGAACCTGGAGAAGCAGAAGTTCGAGCCCGAGACTATCGAGAAGACGGGCAAGTCGCTGAATAGACTGTCGGGCGACATGAGCTCGATCCGCGAGCGGCTGTCCCATCTGGAGAAACAAGcttcggagagagagagcaagagcTCCTCCGTTCATCGTAAACTGAGCACCGAGGAATTGGAGACGGTCAGACCTATCAGAGAAAGATTGTCCACCCTGGAGAAGTACAGCAGCAGTGACGAGTCGTCGGCGCCTGGCACAGCTCACGAGTCCAGGCACAACGGGGAGCTGTCAGCTAGGACGATAAAGGATCGTTTGAGTGCCCTGGACGCGGCCAGGAGCAAGGAGTCCGCCGACAAGAGGTCCTCCGTTGGCAAGCATTCGCTCTGCTTCCGGGACCAGGAGAACAGAATCGATACCTCCACTCCCAGTGAAAGAAGCTCGTCGCCCGACTCCGAATATCGCGTGCCGAGGGCTGCCTTCCACAGAAGCCTGGACTCTTTGGACGCTGATGCCTCCAGCGGTCCTGATACGTTCGAGCGCGTACAGAGCTTAGAGGAGCTCGATTATGGCAGACGTTACCCAGCATCATCCTCGTCCGCCGAGCTCCTCAACGACACCGATCGCGAGGATTCTGGCATTCACACGGCCGATGTAAGCTGCTCCGTCAGCCAGGCCGACGAGCCGGTGGACGAGGACATCGTGCACGCCAGTACGATCATCGAGAGGCAAGAGGTCATCGAAGAGAAACCGGAAGAGCCTCGCGACGTTGACGCGGCGAAGGAGACTGCCGCGGTGGAGAGCACCGCTGCAAACGTAAACGAGACCTCTACGATTTCTGCCAGCCAACCGGAAGCAGTAGTAACAAAGAAG GAACCGATTGTTATCGAGAAAGCCGAGGGAGAGGAGGCGGCAGCAGCGATTTGCCAGCCGGGCCCGCCAGTCGAACACGCAGAGCACGAGGATAAGGAAGCGCTGATGAACGGGAAGATCGAGGCTTTCGAGGGACCGCCGCGACATCCGATCCAGGAGTCGATCGACACGCACGATGCACCTGAGCGCAACGAGACCACGAACAACGTCCCTGCGCCGGAAAGACCGACGACCTTGGCCCTCGGCAACCAAGAAATCCCCATAATGCACGCGATGAACCTGCTCAGCCCTTTGTCGCCTATATCTAAACAG ATTCTGCCGCTGAACTTATCCAGTGACGAGGAAGTAGTGACAGGGCTGGCGTTTCATCTGGGACCACCAACCAGCGTAGAACCCCCGAAGGAGAAACCACCACCGCCCCCAGTGGACGTTAGCGACGAGGAGAGCCTTCCGATAGAGCTCCTGAAGCGACTGAACTCCACTCGCAGAATAAAGAAGGAGCTACGCACGAGGCGTTCTGATTTTCTTGGAATCGAAGGG ATAAACGACGACGAACTAGAACGCGAGCTGACTCTGACGAAGCCACCAGACATGGCAGCGATCCTCGCCGAGGAAAGGCGCATCGAGCAGCTTCATCGCCGCTCCTACGACACCGACAGCAACTACGAGCAGGACTCCAGCCACGAAAGGGACTCGGGGGTCGAGCTGGGCCATGCCGAAGACTGGGCCAAGCAGCCGGTCAGCCCAGACATGTCTCAGCACAGCCGACAGAGCAGCGAGCCGTTCGGCGCCAGCGTCACTTCCTCCGAAGAGGACGAgatcacgaagaaggagagggagaTCATCGAGGTTCTCGAGAAAGAGGAGCAGTGGCGGTACGGCAACAATCGTGAGATGAACAG TGACTTGGGGGAGAAATTGGCGCACAAGCTGCGCGAGCTCGAGGAGGAGAAGATGGAGCTGGAGCGGGAACGCGCCCAGGAAGCTGCCCTTCGCCGACAGGAAGAGACGCTGCGGAAGAACGAAGAGAACATACGCAAGCAGGAGGAGATGATGCGCAAACAGCAAGAAGAGACCGCCAGGCAGCAGGAAGCGGCGCGTGCCGAGGCTGACGCGAAACGCGCCGAGGAGAAGAGGCAAGAAGAGGAGCTGAGAGCGCAGGCGGAACAGTTGAGGATCCAAAACGAGATCGAGGAGGAGCGGAGGGTGGCCGATGCTCGTCGCAAAGAAGAGAAACGCATCAGGGCTATGGAAAGTCAAATTCGCGAGCAGGAG AACGGAGCATTGGTTGGTGCTGGGTTGAACGATCAAGAAGACGAATTTGCTTCTGGG GAAGTCCTAAGAGTGGAAAGAGAACTGCTCCAATTGGAGCAAGAAGAATTGAAACGACAACGCAACAATCTGGCGTATCGGGAACAGAAGCAACTGAAACTGGCGGAGCAGCTGCAGGAACAATGGAAGTCGTTGCAGGACGTCGCGAACAGTTCTGCGAACAACATCCAACAGTACAAGAATCAGGTGCCAGTGAATTACAGATCGTCGATGCCGAATCTTCAGCTTCAGGACGTGCAAAGAAGAAGACCTCCGCCACCACCGATACCACCAGCGAAGCCATTGCGTTTGATAGAGCAGAGGCAAAGGGACGTCACTATCAG GAACAGCAGGATACCGTCCGCGGATTCGATTCCGCAGCAAGTGGACGCGCCCCTGCGACACAGTGCGTCAGTGACGACGCTTTCGAGCCACGCTGGTCAACAGATGAGCAGACAGACGTTGCAGGCGCTCAGTGCAGTTCCTCGGCCACGAATCGTTCAAAGTGACCAGTGGGTCCAACGAAGGAAAAGCGACGTGCCACGAGGCGCTCATGATCTGAACTACCAACATTGGCTCATTCAA GAAGCGGAGCAGAGAAGAATTAGCGAGAAAAATCAGCGATCACCGGCGCGGAAATCTCAAATGCACGTAACAGGAACGTCTGTTCCTTATATCACGACACCGACGAGGACGGACAGCAAGCCATTGCCCGACTCTATTATACAAACTCTTACGCAAAGAGTGCAGAACAGAGCGCAGGAGAAGCCTCTTCCGCCAAGAAGAAG ATTAGAACACAGCACGAGTCACGAGCATCTTTCCGCGTTGCAGCACCAATCGCCGCAGCATGTCTTGCAGCAACAGAAACCTCAGCAACCATCGCCAATAAACCCCGAGAACCAGGAGAAAATGTTGAGTGTCAGTGGGAAAAAGAAGTGCTCGCATTGTGGCGATGAATTAG GTCGAGGCGCAGCGATGATCATCGAAAGCCTGCGACTGTTCTATCACATGGAGTGTTTCAAATGCTGCGTGTGCCACGTGCGACTGGGCGACGGATTAATGGGAACAGACGTGCGTGTGCGGAATCACAAGCTTCACTGCCATAATTGCTACTCCAGTGACGACG GTGTCAAGTTCAGTTGCGTGTGA
- the Smash gene encoding smallish isoform X3, with the protein MMEERGNRGRKLSISLAMYHEEDANDLSDLGIGTSSGKSSVSGDTHDDTHSVLSDRDSEIEKNHSDVDTVASEGVIGNDMMTSSATTTVTTATTTKKPFGNGFHSNHSHNSNQEYDSATTATTSSPEPEEYTYEGAIRGYVSRVSQNIPRRSLASLDAKLDSAKSSMNGSKTSLADDGKSALPAVKVDILKRREIFEKPSQKGGDGKANNRLSGDFTGAKSIKERLSNLEKQKFEPETIEKTGKSLNRLSGDMSSIRERLSHLEKQASERESKSSSVHRKLSTEELETVRPIRERLSTLEKYSSSDESSAPGTAHESRHNGELSARTIKDRLSALDAARSKESADKRSSVGKHSLCFRDQENRIDTSTPSERSSSPDSEYRVPRAAFHRSLDSLDADASSGPDTFERVQSLEELDYGRRYPASSSSAELLNDTDREDSGIHTADVSCSVSQADEPVDEDIVHASTIIERQEVIEEKPEEPRDVDAAKETAAVESTAANVNETSTISASQPEAVVTKKGTADTSGELSTNKSQSQAHIEVTNSITLRSCPVTSRPIVYQSPKVPPRRTPPETLPKPKLPLSKEPADPKTDTLPAKEANVASSSKAVAEEQDPTFSTDEIVQSPSNEDSPKTTNTSSTSSESTVVDSCPLSPARTAIVPTTLQLEPNVTSASSCPVKDATKTTPVTSPRAASKIPTPLPRKAIVTKSSPTSSTSSLSPPVSPSSPKILFMKCRPSNAKSPTSLLSSPQFPKASEIPIPVSPSGTVPPTTIPSSPFTPLSPSSTPEQSPSGFPPKHAPCPPPSMKYEVTVGEEALPAERRRTVVEICEKVVVPQGKTPTTPPVTPFITVDRVSDKQSPATEEPIVIEKAEGEEAAAAICQPGPPVEHAEHEDKEALMNGKIEAFEGPPRHPIQESIDTHDAPERNETTNNVPAPERPTTLALGNQEIPIMHAMNLLSPLSPISKQILPLNLSSDEEVVTGLAFHLGPPTSVEPPKEKPPPPPVDVSDEESLPIELLKRLNSTRRIKKELRTRRSDFLGIEGINDDELERELTLTKPPDMAAILAEERRIEQLHRRSYDTDSNYEQDSSHERDSGVELGHAEDWAKQPVSPDMSQHSRQSSEPFGASVTSSEEDEITKKEREIIEVLEKEEQWRYGNNREMNSDLGEKLAHKLRELEEEKMELERERAQEAALRRQEETLRKNEENIRKQEEMMRKQQEETARQQEAARAEADAKRAEEKRQEEELRAQAEQLRIQNEIEEERRVADARRKEEKRIRAMESQIREQENGALVGAGLNDQEDEFASGEVLRVERELLQLEQEELKRQRNNLAYREQKQLKLAEQLQEQWKSLQDVANSSANNIQQYKNQVPVNYRSSMPNLQLQDVQRRRPPPPPIPPAKPLRLIEQRQRDVTIRNSRIPSADSIPQQVDAPLRHSASVTTLSSHAGQQMSRQTLQALSAVPRPRIVQSDQWVQRRKSDVPRGAHDLNYQHWLIQEAEQRRISEKNQRSPARKSQMHVTGTSVPYITTPTRTDSKPLPDSIIQTLTQRVQNRAQEKPLPPRRRLEHSTSHEHLSALQHQSPQHVLQQQKPQQPSPINPENQEKMLSVSGKKKCSHCGDELGRGAAMIIESLRLFYHMECFKCCVCHVRLGDGLMGTDVRVRNHKLHCHNCYSSDDGVKFSCV; encoded by the exons ATGATGGAAGAGAGGGGCAATAGGGGTCGCAAACTGAGCATCAGCTTGGCCATGTACCACGAGGAGGATGCCAATGACCTGAGCGATCTAGGTATAGGCACCAGCAGCGGGAAGAGCTCTGTTAGCGGCGACACTCACGACGACACACACAGTGTCCTG AGCGACAGAGACAGCGAAATCGAGAAGAACCACTCGGACGTGGACACCGTGGCAAGCGAGGGCGTGATCGGCAACGACATGATGACGTCGTCGGCGACCACCACGGTAACGACGGCAACGACGACGAAGAAACCGTTCGGGAACGGTTTCCACAGCAACCACAGTCACAACAGCAACCAGGAGTACGACTCGGCGACGACAGCGACGACCAGCTCCCCGGAACCAGAGGAGTACACCTACGAGGGAGCGATCCGCGGCTACGTGTCCCGCGTGTCGCAGAACATACCGAGGCGGTCGTTAGCTAGCCTGGACGCGAAGCTGGACAGCGCTAAGTCGTCGATGAACGGTTCGAAGACGAGTCTGGCCGACGACGGTAAGTCCGCCCTACCGGCGGTGAAGGTGGACATCCTGAAGAGGCGGGAGATCTTCGAGAAGCCGTCGCAGAAGGGCGGCGACGGCAAGGCGAACAACAGGCTCTCCGGCGATTTCACCGGGGCGAAATCGATCAAGGAAAGGCTCTCGAACCTGGAGAAGCAGAAGTTCGAGCCCGAGACTATCGAGAAGACGGGCAAGTCGCTGAATAGACTGTCGGGCGACATGAGCTCGATCCGCGAGCGGCTGTCCCATCTGGAGAAACAAGcttcggagagagagagcaagagcTCCTCCGTTCATCGTAAACTGAGCACCGAGGAATTGGAGACGGTCAGACCTATCAGAGAAAGATTGTCCACCCTGGAGAAGTACAGCAGCAGTGACGAGTCGTCGGCGCCTGGCACAGCTCACGAGTCCAGGCACAACGGGGAGCTGTCAGCTAGGACGATAAAGGATCGTTTGAGTGCCCTGGACGCGGCCAGGAGCAAGGAGTCCGCCGACAAGAGGTCCTCCGTTGGCAAGCATTCGCTCTGCTTCCGGGACCAGGAGAACAGAATCGATACCTCCACTCCCAGTGAAAGAAGCTCGTCGCCCGACTCCGAATATCGCGTGCCGAGGGCTGCCTTCCACAGAAGCCTGGACTCTTTGGACGCTGATGCCTCCAGCGGTCCTGATACGTTCGAGCGCGTACAGAGCTTAGAGGAGCTCGATTATGGCAGACGTTACCCAGCATCATCCTCGTCCGCCGAGCTCCTCAACGACACCGATCGCGAGGATTCTGGCATTCACACGGCCGATGTAAGCTGCTCCGTCAGCCAGGCCGACGAGCCGGTGGACGAGGACATCGTGCACGCCAGTACGATCATCGAGAGGCAAGAGGTCATCGAAGAGAAACCGGAAGAGCCTCGCGACGTTGACGCGGCGAAGGAGACTGCCGCGGTGGAGAGCACCGCTGCAAACGTAAACGAGACCTCTACGATTTCTGCCAGCCAACCGGAAGCAGTAGTAACAAAGAAG GGCACTGCTGACACTTCTGGGGAACTGTCGACTAACAAATCACAATCGCAGGCACACATAGAGGTTACTAACTCTATTACACTTCGCTCCTGCCCCGTCACGAGTCGCCCGATCGTATATCAGAGTCCCAAAGTACCTCCGCGACGAACTCCTCCCGAAACGCTTCCCAAACCAAAGTTACCTCTCTCCAAAGAGCCAGCTGACCCCAAAACAGACACTCTGCCCGCTAAAGAAGCGAACGTAGCATCTAGCTCCAAAGCTGTCGCAGAGGAGCAAGATCCTACATTCAGTACCGACGAAATAGTCCAAAGTCCCTCGAACGAGGACTCGCCCAAAACCACAAACACATCTTCAACGTCGTCGGAGTCCACCGTCGTAGACAGTTGTCCCCTGTCACCTGCCAGGACAGCGATCGTTCCGACGACCCTCCAGCTAGAGCCTAACGTTACCTCCGCCTCGAGCTGCCCCGTGAAAGATGCCACAAAGACCACACCGGTCACATCGCCACGGGCAGCATCCAAGATCCCCACCCCGCTTCCTCGGAAAGCAATAGTCACCAAATCATCTCCAACGAGCTCCACGTCCTCCCTAAGTCCGCCTGTCTCCCCATCCTCGCCGAAAATACTATTCATGAAGTGCAGACCGTCGAACGCCAAGAGTCCAACGAGCCTGCTGTCGTCCCCGCAGTTTCCAAAAGCGTCGGAGATACCGATCCCTGTCAGTCCCAGCGGCACGGTCCCACCGACCACTATTCCATCCAGCCCGTTCACACCCCTGTCGCCGTCCTCCACTCCGGAGCAATCACCCTCGGGCTTCCCCCCGAAACACGCCCCCTGCCCTCCGCCCAGCATGAAATACGAGGTGACGGTGGGTGAAGAGGCGCTGCCCGCGGAAAGACGCCGAACGGTGGTGGAGATTTGCGAGAAGGTGGTGGTACCTCAGGGCAAGACACCTACGACGCCTCCAGTGACGCCGTTCATCACCGTGGATCGCGTCAGCGACAAGCAGAGCCCAGCGACCGAG GAACCGATTGTTATCGAGAAAGCCGAGGGAGAGGAGGCGGCAGCAGCGATTTGCCAGCCGGGCCCGCCAGTCGAACACGCAGAGCACGAGGATAAGGAAGCGCTGATGAACGGGAAGATCGAGGCTTTCGAGGGACCGCCGCGACATCCGATCCAGGAGTCGATCGACACGCACGATGCACCTGAGCGCAACGAGACCACGAACAACGTCCCTGCGCCGGAAAGACCGACGACCTTGGCCCTCGGCAACCAAGAAATCCCCATAATGCACGCGATGAACCTGCTCAGCCCTTTGTCGCCTATATCTAAACAG ATTCTGCCGCTGAACTTATCCAGTGACGAGGAAGTAGTGACAGGGCTGGCGTTTCATCTGGGACCACCAACCAGCGTAGAACCCCCGAAGGAGAAACCACCACCGCCCCCAGTGGACGTTAGCGACGAGGAGAGCCTTCCGATAGAGCTCCTGAAGCGACTGAACTCCACTCGCAGAATAAAGAAGGAGCTACGCACGAGGCGTTCTGATTTTCTTGGAATCGAAGGG ATAAACGACGACGAACTAGAACGCGAGCTGACTCTGACGAAGCCACCAGACATGGCAGCGATCCTCGCCGAGGAAAGGCGCATCGAGCAGCTTCATCGCCGCTCCTACGACACCGACAGCAACTACGAGCAGGACTCCAGCCACGAAAGGGACTCGGGGGTCGAGCTGGGCCATGCCGAAGACTGGGCCAAGCAGCCGGTCAGCCCAGACATGTCTCAGCACAGCCGACAGAGCAGCGAGCCGTTCGGCGCCAGCGTCACTTCCTCCGAAGAGGACGAgatcacgaagaaggagagggagaTCATCGAGGTTCTCGAGAAAGAGGAGCAGTGGCGGTACGGCAACAATCGTGAGATGAACAG TGACTTGGGGGAGAAATTGGCGCACAAGCTGCGCGAGCTCGAGGAGGAGAAGATGGAGCTGGAGCGGGAACGCGCCCAGGAAGCTGCCCTTCGCCGACAGGAAGAGACGCTGCGGAAGAACGAAGAGAACATACGCAAGCAGGAGGAGATGATGCGCAAACAGCAAGAAGAGACCGCCAGGCAGCAGGAAGCGGCGCGTGCCGAGGCTGACGCGAAACGCGCCGAGGAGAAGAGGCAAGAAGAGGAGCTGAGAGCGCAGGCGGAACAGTTGAGGATCCAAAACGAGATCGAGGAGGAGCGGAGGGTGGCCGATGCTCGTCGCAAAGAAGAGAAACGCATCAGGGCTATGGAAAGTCAAATTCGCGAGCAGGAG AACGGAGCATTGGTTGGTGCTGGGTTGAACGATCAAGAAGACGAATTTGCTTCTGGG GAAGTCCTAAGAGTGGAAAGAGAACTGCTCCAATTGGAGCAAGAAGAATTGAAACGACAACGCAACAATCTGGCGTATCGGGAACAGAAGCAACTGAAACTGGCGGAGCAGCTGCAGGAACAATGGAAGTCGTTGCAGGACGTCGCGAACAGTTCTGCGAACAACATCCAACAGTACAAGAATCAGGTGCCAGTGAATTACAGATCGTCGATGCCGAATCTTCAGCTTCAGGACGTGCAAAGAAGAAGACCTCCGCCACCACCGATACCACCAGCGAAGCCATTGCGTTTGATAGAGCAGAGGCAAAGGGACGTCACTATCAG GAACAGCAGGATACCGTCCGCGGATTCGATTCCGCAGCAAGTGGACGCGCCCCTGCGACACAGTGCGTCAGTGACGACGCTTTCGAGCCACGCTGGTCAACAGATGAGCAGACAGACGTTGCAGGCGCTCAGTGCAGTTCCTCGGCCACGAATCGTTCAAAGTGACCAGTGGGTCCAACGAAGGAAAAGCGACGTGCCACGAGGCGCTCATGATCTGAACTACCAACATTGGCTCATTCAA GAAGCGGAGCAGAGAAGAATTAGCGAGAAAAATCAGCGATCACCGGCGCGGAAATCTCAAATGCACGTAACAGGAACGTCTGTTCCTTATATCACGACACCGACGAGGACGGACAGCAAGCCATTGCCCGACTCTATTATACAAACTCTTACGCAAAGAGTGCAGAACAGAGCGCAGGAGAAGCCTCTTCCGCCAAGAAGAAG ATTAGAACACAGCACGAGTCACGAGCATCTTTCCGCGTTGCAGCACCAATCGCCGCAGCATGTCTTGCAGCAACAGAAACCTCAGCAACCATCGCCAATAAACCCCGAGAACCAGGAGAAAATGTTGAGTGTCAGTGGGAAAAAGAAGTGCTCGCATTGTGGCGATGAATTAG GTCGAGGCGCAGCGATGATCATCGAAAGCCTGCGACTGTTCTATCACATGGAGTGTTTCAAATGCTGCGTGTGCCACGTGCGACTGGGCGACGGATTAATGGGAACAGACGTGCGTGTGCGGAATCACAAGCTTCACTGCCATAATTGCTACTCCAGTGACGACG GTGTCAAGTTCAGTTGCGTGTGA